The following proteins come from a genomic window of Panicum hallii strain FIL2 chromosome 8, PHallii_v3.1, whole genome shotgun sequence:
- the LOC112903516 gene encoding uncharacterized protein LOC112903516, producing MAASAPLRLISPSSSPRPSRDPSPRPVSPLHAWLPRRRRQFPAVRCASLSPPPPSLDLPLLPFQPAEVLIPSESKTLHLYEARYIALLEEALYKRKKSFVHFVLDPVVDSSTKASFAVRYGCLVQIESVQKLEIGALISIRGVCRVNISNLLDMEPYFRGTVSPLMDDPYEGIELGTKISKLRESMCNLHRLQMKLKVPEDEPLQTNIRASLLWSDKEIFEGYNESFIPCLPERLSFAAYQTVSGMSDAELLTLQKYKIQAMDSTDTLDRVNNGVEYVEHNIRMIAARLAIQNI from the exons ATGGCCGCCTCCGCTCCCCTCCGCCTCATCTCCCCCTCCAGCTCGCCACGGCCGTCCCGAGACCCGAGCCCCAGGCCCGTGTCTCCCCTCCACGCGTGGCTTCCCCGCCGCCGACGCCAGTTTCCCGCCGTTCGCTGCGCGTCcttgtcgccgccgccgccatcgctcGACCTCCCGCTCCTCCCGTTCCAGCCCGCGGAG GTGCTGATACCATCTGAATCCAAGACTCTACACTTGTATGAAGCAAGATATATAGCGTTGCTAGAGGAG GCCTTGTACAAGAGGAAAAAGTCTTTTGTTCACTTTGTGCTTGATCCAGTTGTGGATAGCTCTACTAAAGCTTCATTTGCTGTAAGATATGGTTGCTTGGTGCAGATAGAAAGT GTTCAAAAGCTGGAGATTGGAGCACTGATATCAATTAGAGGAGTGTGTCGTGTAAACATTTCAAACCTTTTGGAT ATGGAGCCCTATTTCCGTGGTACTGTTTCCCCATTGATGGATGATCCTTATGAGGGTATTGAATTAGGGACAAAAATTTCAAAGCTAAGAGAATCTATGTGCAATTTACACAGGCTACAAATGAAGTTGAAG GTACCTGAGGATGAACCACTGCAAACTAACATCAGGGCGTCTCTATTATGGTCTGACAAAGAAATTTTTGAAGGGTATAATGAATCTTTTATCCCTTGTCTCCCAGAACGTCTCTCATTTGCTGCGTACCAAACAGTTTCAG GTATGTCAGATGCCGAACTTCTCACCCTGCAAAAATACAAGATACAAGCCATGGATTCAACAGATACTCTCGACAGAGTAAACAATGGTGTCGAGTATGTAGAACATAATATCAGGATGATAGCCGCAAGGCTCGCAATTCAGAATATATGA